The segment GAGCAATCTAATAAATTAATTCAAGAATCATTTGAAATCTTTAAGTCATACTCTCACTTATTAAAAAAATAAGGATAAGCCATGGCTTTATCAAAAGAAAAAATAGCTAATAGCATAGTAATACTATGCTTAGCTGCTTTTGTATTGTGGTATGGCGTTGATACACATAATGCCTCAAGCAGTTTAGAAAATATAGTTCTTATTCTTCCTATAGTAGCTATTACTTTATGTTTATGTATTTATGAATTCTTTACACAAAACGATATGAAAGTAAAAGAAGAGGAAAAAGAGAGTATATCTTCGGTAATTCCTGTAATAATTCTATTTACATTATATATTTTAAGTCTAGAGTATTTAGGCTTTGATATTGGTACTGTACTTTTTTTAGGATTATTTTTGTTTTTCCATGGTGAAAGTAGATTTCCGTGGATTTTGGGTTATAGTTTAGTTTATGGTTTTATAATTGCATACTTTTTTTCACAGATGTTACCATATCCTATGCCTATGATGATACTACCAACAGATTATTAGGAGAAAAAAATGGATTTAATTGATATTGCTTCGGCATCTGAAGCACTAAGTTTATTGTTTTCTCAACCAGAATATTGGCTAGTAGTTATTCCAGGGATTATGATTGGATTATTTTTTGGAGCAACACCAGGACTTCAAACATCTATGGCAATGGCAATATTTTTGCCAATGACACTTTATATGGATTTTTTACAAGCAATGTTGTTTTTAACTGCAATATTCACTGGTGGTGGTTTTGGAGCAGGAGTTCCTGCAATTTTAATGAATATTCCAGGTACATCCTCTGCTATTGCAACAGCATTTGATGGATATCCAATGGCTAGAAATGGAAAACATAATGAAGCTTTAGGTTTGGCTTT is part of the Arcobacter arenosus genome and harbors:
- a CDS encoding tripartite tricarboxylate transporter TctB family protein, which translates into the protein MALSKEKIANSIVILCLAAFVLWYGVDTHNASSSLENIVLILPIVAITLCLCIYEFFTQNDMKVKEEEKESISSVIPVIILFTLYILSLEYLGFDIGTVLFLGLFLFFHGESRFPWILGYSLVYGFIIAYFFSQMLPYPMPMMILPTDY